One genomic segment of Pogoniulus pusillus isolate bPogPus1 chromosome 21, bPogPus1.pri, whole genome shotgun sequence includes these proteins:
- the TGFBR1 gene encoding TGF-beta receptor type-1 isoform X3: protein MAAAAARRPWALLRLLAAVLLFPGAAALQCYCHLCTKDNFTCVTDGLCFTSVTRTADKVIHNSMCIAEIDLIPRDRPFVCASSSRDGVITVPHCCDRDHCNKIELPIPTPGPTPGKAASNLGPVELAAVIAGPVCFVCISLMLILYLCHNRTVIHHRVPSEEDPSLDRPFISEGTTLKDLIYDMTTSGSGSGLPLLVQRTIARTIVLQESIGKGRFGEVWRGKWRGEEVAVKIFSSREERSWFREAEIYQTVMLRHENILGFIAADNKDNGTWTQLWLVSDYHEHGSLFDYLNRYTVTVEGMIKLALSTASGLAHLHMEIVGTQGKPAIAHRDLKSKNILVKKNGTCCIADLGLAVRHDSATDTIDIAPNHRVGTKRCIVCRGGGTDRDPPQQVCSVGRFCLLGACRLRVCQTAVCLPGFRAMCD from the exons atggcggcggcggccgctCGGCGGCCCTGGGCCCTGCTGCGTCTGCTGGCGGCCGTTCTGCTCTTCCCCGGGGCTGCCG CACTGCAGTGTTACTGCCACCTCTGCACAAAGGACAACTTCACCTGTGTGACAGATGGGCTATGCTTCACCTCAGTGACACGGACGGCAGACAAGGTCATCCACAACAGCATGTGCATAGCAGAGATCGACCTGATCCCTCGGGACAGGCCCTTCGTCTGCGCCTCCTCCTCTAGGGATGGGGTCATCACTGTGCCTCACTGCTGTGACAGAGACCACTGCAACAAAATAGAGCTCCCCATCCCAACACCAG GCCCTACTCCAGGAAAAGCAGCTTCCAATCTAGGACCCGTGGAACTGGCTGCTGTGATTGCTGGACCTGTTTGTTTTGTCTGCATTTCACTGATGTTGATCCTGTACCTGTGCCACAACCGGACTGTCATCCACCACCGCGTGCCAAGCGAAGAGGATCCCTCCCTGGATCGCCCTTTTATATCAGAGGGAACTACCTTAAAGGATTTAATTTATGATATGACAACTTCAGGCTCTGGCTCAG GTTTACCTTTACTTGTGCAAAGAACAATTGCAAGAACTATAGTGCTGCAGGAAAGCATTGGGAAGGGTCGCTTCGGAGAGGTTTGGCGTGGGAAGTGGCGAGGGGAAGAGGTTGCTGTGAAGATCTTCTCCTCCAGAGAGGAGCGCTCCTGGTTCCGAGAGGCAGAAATCTACCAAACAGTCATGCTGAGGCATGAGAACATCCTGGGGTTCATAGCTGCAGACAACAAAG ACAATGGTACATGGACTCAGCTGTGGTTGGTGTCAGACTATCACGAGCACGGATCACTCTTTGATTACCTCAATAGGTACACAGTGACAGTGGAAGGAATGATCAAACTGGCTCTGTCCACTGCCAGTGGCCTTGCTCATCTTCACATGGAAATTGTTGGCACACAAG GCAAACCAGCAATTGCCCACAGAGATCTGAAATCCAAAAACATCTTGGTCAAGAAAAACGGAACCTGCTGCATCGcagacctggggctggcagtgcgGCACGACTCAGCCACTGACACCATCGACATCGCCCCCAACCACAGAGTGGGGACAAAGAG GTGTATAGTGTGCAGAGGCGGCGGCACTGACAGAGATCCACCACAGCAGGTCTGCAGTGTGGGCAGGTTTTGTCTTTTGGGTGCCTGCAGGCTCAGAGTGTGTCAAACTGCAGTCTGTCTGCCTGGGTTCAGGGCTATGTGTGATTAA